The window CTGCCTTACCATTCTTAAATTCTATATTGGTGGCAACATTGACTATTCCTCCCTTATTAGGGTCAAATACGCCTTGTGCTTTAACTATTTCAGGATCACCAAACAGCCAGATCAGATAATCCAAGTCATGAATTGATAAATCCAGGGGAACGCCTCCACTATTTTGTTCACTTAGTCCCCAGTTATTTTCATACCAATCGGGAGTTACTGCCAACCTCTGGCAAAAACCATAAAGGGGCTGGCCCAGCTTGCCGCTTTCTACCAGCTCTTTTACCTTTACGTATTCAGGCCAGAACCTTAACACATGCCCTACCATTCCCTTAACCTTGTTTTCATTAATGGCTTCTATCATTTTATCTGCCTGCTCCAGAGACAAGGCTATAGGCTTTTCACATAATATATGTTTTTTAGCCTGGGCTGCTTTCTGGGTAGTTTCCAGGTGCAAAAAGGTAGGAAGGCAGATATCTACACAATCACTATCTACCTCAGCCAGGCACCGGTCAAAATCATCATAATAGGCGGCACCGCATTCTTCCGCCAGTTTTTTACCTTTTTCGGCTACCTTATCCACCACTGCCACTATTTCTGCTCCTTCTATTTCCTTATAGGCAGCAGCATGGGTTTGTCCCATAAATCCCGCACCTAATAATATAATTTTAGCCATTTTTGCTCCTTTCCTAATCTATACATATCCATAACTTTTTAAAAACTGGTAAGATTGAGCTACTGCCTCATTGATTTCTTCCAGGCTGTGCTC of the Actinomycetota bacterium genome contains:
- a CDS encoding Gfo/Idh/MocA family oxidoreductase, yielding MAKIILLGAGFMGQTHAAAYKEIEGAEIVAVVDKVAEKGKKLAEECGAAYYDDFDRCLAEVDSDCVDICLPTFLHLETTQKAAQAKKHILCEKPIALSLEQADKMIEAINENKVKGMVGHVLRFWPEYVKVKELVESGKLGQPLYGFCQRLAVTPDWYENNWGLSEQNSGGVPLDLSIHDLDYLIWLFGDPEIVKAQGVFDPNKGGIVNVATNIEFKNGKAGFAEGGWAYGGEFPFTMVLRVLCEQGTVDWIFRAGKNIEQRDQKSMVNVYENSGKTYSLDVEEKDPYFLECKYFVERINNDLPIDNATFEDGRKAIKLALAAKKSINEKSVVKL